A genomic stretch from Desulfolutivibrio sulfodismutans DSM 3696 includes:
- a CDS encoding amino acid ABC transporter ATP-binding protein, with product MQNESVVLRVENVVKHLGGQRILDEVSLTVKKGRLKVLIGPSGAGKSTLLQCINFLLPPDEGKVFLDGREINPKSRKDLLWLRQRVGMIFQDFNLFDHLTAMENVRVALIKVKKMDKRTATHRAMEELARVGLADKAGLYPAQLSGGQKQRVSVARALAMDPAVMLLDEPTSALDPELIGEVLAVIRDLADAGMTMIMATHQIGFSSSLADEFLFMEKGRIIERGAPSELLARGSCSRTMAFCAKLSELSGEMGG from the coding sequence ATGCAAAACGAATCCGTCGTCCTGCGCGTGGAAAACGTGGTCAAACACCTGGGCGGGCAGCGCATCCTCGACGAGGTGTCGCTCACCGTCAAAAAAGGCCGCCTCAAGGTGCTCATCGGCCCCTCGGGCGCGGGCAAGTCCACGCTTTTGCAGTGTATCAATTTTCTTTTGCCCCCGGACGAAGGCAAGGTCTTTCTCGACGGCCGCGAGATCAACCCCAAAAGCAGGAAAGACCTCTTGTGGCTGCGCCAACGCGTGGGCATGATCTTCCAGGATTTCAACCTGTTCGACCACCTGACGGCCATGGAGAACGTGCGCGTGGCCCTCATCAAGGTCAAAAAGATGGACAAACGCACGGCCACCCACCGGGCCATGGAGGAATTGGCCCGGGTGGGCCTTGCGGACAAGGCCGGGCTCTATCCGGCCCAACTCTCGGGCGGCCAGAAACAGCGCGTGTCCGTGGCCCGGGCCCTGGCCATGGACCCGGCGGTGATGCTCCTTGACGAGCCCACCAGCGCCCTGGACCCGGAACTCATCGGCGAGGTCCTGGCGGTCATCCGCGACCTGGCCGACGCAGGCATGACCATGATCATGGCCACCCACCAGATCGGCTTTTCCTCCTCCCTGGCCGACGAATTCCTGTTCATGGAAAAGGGGCGCATCATCGAGCGCGGCGCGCCCAGCGAACTGCTGGCCCGGGGTTCCTGTTCCCGGACCATGGCCTTTTGCGCCAAGCTTTCCGAGCTCAGCGGGGAGATGGGCGGATGA
- a CDS encoding ABC transporter substrate-binding protein yields the protein MFKTLRVAALLAVALAFAFSGAALAEEKTYINGIDFGFPPFGFVDKDGKPAGFDVESMDWIAQKMGFKIKHQPMDWDGIIPALTAKKIDIIASGMSATEERAKIVNFSIPYYEVTQVLLVKGDDATPFADLLKTGKKIGVQRGTVTNKLLEEMSKKEGYKFELVLYDSTDLSMEDVKVGRIAGSGMDSSIAKELMKGQPYKVAGTFDVPSEKYGYAIRKEDKEFLETVNKGLEMLMKDPYWQELKKKYDI from the coding sequence ATGTTCAAAACGCTGCGCGTCGCCGCCCTTCTGGCCGTGGCCCTGGCCTTCGCCTTCTCCGGCGCGGCTTTGGCCGAGGAAAAAACCTACATCAACGGCATCGATTTCGGCTTTCCTCCGTTCGGGTTCGTGGACAAGGACGGCAAACCCGCCGGATTCGACGTGGAATCCATGGACTGGATCGCCCAAAAAATGGGCTTTAAAATCAAGCACCAGCCCATGGATTGGGACGGCATCATCCCGGCCCTGACCGCCAAAAAGATCGACATCATCGCCTCGGGCATGAGCGCCACCGAAGAGCGGGCCAAGATCGTCAATTTCAGCATCCCCTACTACGAGGTCACCCAGGTTCTGCTGGTCAAGGGCGACGACGCCACCCCCTTCGCCGACCTGCTCAAGACCGGCAAAAAGATCGGCGTGCAGCGCGGCACCGTGACCAACAAGCTGCTTGAGGAAATGTCCAAGAAAGAGGGCTACAAATTCGAGCTGGTGCTCTACGATTCCACGGACCTGTCCATGGAAGACGTCAAGGTCGGCCGCATCGCCGGTTCGGGCATGGATTCCTCCATCGCCAAGGAACTGATGAAGGGCCAGCCCTACAAGGTGGCCGGAACCTTCGACGTGCCCTCTGAAAAGTACGGCTACGCCATCCGCAAGGAAGACAAGGAGTTTCTGGAGACCGTCAACAAGGGTCTGGAAATGCTCATGAAGGATCCCTACTGGCAGGAACTCAAGAAGAAGTACGACATCTAG
- a CDS encoding amino acid ABC transporter permease, protein MLKALTASWEALPYILGGIWWTLGLIIGAMAVGLVFGVPLAVGQVYGRRPVRRLVSLYVWLFRGVPILVQLYLFYFGILAYLSRIPALAFLHLDSAFAAAVLVLGLTSAAYQSQIFRGAIQSLPEGQLKAARALGMTDATAITSIILPQALRLSIPAWSNEYSILLKDSALAFVIGVLEIMSRTRSVAATTHQPLPLSILAGLIFFALTWAGLKALKTLEAKVRMEGYSHQGSL, encoded by the coding sequence ATGCTCAAGGCCCTTACCGCCTCATGGGAGGCCCTGCCCTACATCCTGGGCGGCATCTGGTGGACCCTTGGGCTCATCATCGGGGCCATGGCCGTGGGACTCGTCTTCGGCGTCCCCCTGGCCGTGGGCCAGGTCTACGGTCGACGCCCCGTGCGGCGTCTGGTGTCGCTCTACGTCTGGCTGTTTCGCGGCGTGCCCATCCTGGTGCAGCTCTACCTGTTTTACTTCGGCATCCTGGCCTACCTCAGCCGCATCCCGGCCCTTGCCTTCCTGCATCTGGACAGCGCCTTCGCCGCCGCCGTCCTGGTCCTGGGCCTGACCAGCGCCGCCTACCAGTCGCAAATCTTCCGGGGGGCCATCCAAAGCCTGCCCGAAGGCCAGCTCAAGGCCGCCCGGGCCCTGGGCATGACCGACGCCACGGCGATCACCTCCATCATCTTGCCCCAGGCCCTGCGCCTGTCCATTCCGGCCTGGTCCAACGAATATTCCATCCTGCTCAAGGATTCGGCCCTGGCCTTCGTGATCGGCGTTTTGGAAATCATGTCCCGGACGCGCTCCGTGGCCGCCACCACCCATCAACCCCTTCCCCTGTCCATCCTGGCCGGGCTAATCTTTTTCGCCCTGACCTGGGCGGGCTTAAAGGCCCTCAAGACCCTTGAGGCCAAGGTGCGCATGGAAGGCTATTCGCACCAGGGATCTTTGTGA